The segment attacaattattagaagaatatatttgtaaatcaAGCTACGTAATAATGCTAATACTACAAATGTACTTTGCTTTACAGATAAAATGCCTGGCCCGTTGGATAATAGCGTATGCAACTATATTAAATTCTCGTTTAAAGAAGGTTTGGATCCAAATTTTCATACACATTTGTCCGATGCTATTATGAGACGAATTTGGGAATTTACACCTATCGTGCCTCTGGAACATCCTGATAGCAACACAAAAAATAACAGAGACATTAATAAGCCTCTGCCACAAATAAAGACACGAACCGGTATCATAGGTATTGAAAGAAGCCTTCAGGAACAACAGAAAGCAACGGACGAAAGCATATCAATGGCTTTTCAAGATCTTAAGAAGCTCATGGAAGTAGCCAAAGACATGGTTTCCATTTCGAAAACCATCTCGGCAAAAATACGGGTGAATCTCAACAAGATTACTTTGTAAAATTGACATTCATAATCAAAGACCATTGCAGGAGAGACAAGGAGACATCACGGAGGATGAAACGGTTAGATTTAAGTCCTATTTAATGAGTCTTGGCATTGATGACCCTGTTACCAGAGATTCCTATAAAAGTAGTAACGAATATTTCAAGCAATTGGCGAAACaacttgcaaatattttagaagaaCCGATTAAAGTTAATATTCCTAGTAATCGTtactaaatttataatacgtgATAGATATTTAAGTAATTTCATTCCGCAGGAAGTTGGGGGAATGATAACATTAACAGATGTTTATTGTCGTGTAAACAGAGCTAGAGGCCTAGAACTTCTTTCACCAGAAGATTTACTGAATGCCAGTAGACAATTAGCATCATTAGGTTTACCTATAGTATTGAGAGTGTTTGATAGCGGAGTTATGGTTCTTCAGTCTCGATCGCACGATGATAATGTCATAGTTGATGTTATAGCAGATCTAGTAAGTAAATACGTTCGAACAGTTTTTGTATAAAACttgactttatttattttttacagataaaagaaaaaggatcTCTAACGGCGGAAGAACTTGCTCAATCGGAGGGTATATCGGTCCTTTTAGCGCGCGAAAGACTGTTAGTGacggaaaaaagaggaaaagcatGTAGAGACGACACAATCGAAGCTTTAAGATTTTACCCTAatttatttttggaaaacaatGATTAACACTGCCAATTTACTCACTGCCATCATATGTATTGCTTTCATGATGTAAAACATAACTTAAATTCTCCTATATTCTTTATGCTTtcacatatagaattgcattGTGTTGCAATATAAGATGAATCAAAACTAAATATTAAGCATTGCCATATATGCTATACCAACGATGCATCGATTTGAAAGGGAAACAAAATCTATAATGTATTCTTTGAAATCAATACTTATTTTAatcagaaataatttttgtaaacgCCCGAATGAGTAacttacaaaatattacattgAAACCAGTAACAATATAATCATTAAGAATTCTTTATAAGAGTATGTACATAAGTAAgtatattattcaatatatgtatacgcatttgtaaataaatattttaattgttacaaTAACTCGAAATACTGTTTGCGAATTCGAGTGAATAAACCCGGAAATAACGAGCATAAGTAAGTGAGATATCGATGATCACAGATTATAATGCACGTATAAATGTAACGCGTACTTATCGATGACACTCCGTGAAACTAATTGTCAAGGCTAGTAGAAATAACGATGGCATTCTCGCGaatgtgaaataaatatcaaatcaaATATCTGCTTTCGAATTCGTCAAAGAATTATAAGAACAACTAGAAAAATTAGGCTTAACTTGCAACTGTAGTGACATATATTTAGTGGTTTTAACAAGTTGgtagtaatataaattattataaactgTTATACTACTATTATAAGAAGATCACAGTTATGAATTGGTCGTAAACAAGAATAATTACGAGGTAATATCTGCACCATAACAGATATTAaaagttattgaaaatattggtTATTTAAGAATTCTGTGTACAAGTTAGCGAAAAATAAACTAGGGACATAGTGCTTAATTCTTCCATCGTgtgaaatcaatttttttaaatacgttaATCTCTTAAGTGAGGATTGGTCAATACAAAAGTGGAaattaagatattaatttGATAAGTTTACTACAAAAATGCGAAATTGTTTATGAAAATCAGCAATTAACTAATAATTAGTAGCCAATGGTTGAACCCGTTGCAATACATCACGTGATCATTCTCGTTCATTCACACACTTCACAATTCACTCGACTCGTTCGACAAACTTTACAATGTTGGTTTAAGGCTAGAATTAGGAAAAGATACTTTTATCGCGGTATAAGAAGCATCGTCTACAATTGTGATGTGAGAGCGATATGATTGAGTGAATCTCTTGAAGTTCGGAACAcgctatatttctttttttatcacaaacgatataaatgttaataatatttatacgttattgagCGTGTTCGTTTTACCTCTAGGAAAGTAAAACTCACTTGACGTACAAAATGGCTTTACCTCCAAACTATAAGCAAGTGGCAATGGCTACTTCAAATATTGTTGCATCTAATCGTAAGTGTTGTTAACCTTAAATTGTTTAACTATATCAAATaccgtttttcctttttcatctGTGCGtattgagaaaagaaaaagaaaaaggttatatatatacacatatatatatataataactacATTTCAGAGAGACTCAGAGCCTCTGGTGGAAGCAGTAGCAGTTCAACTAATAGCGTAAGTAAATTTCTTATGCAAATGAGTTTATACACGTTTCAAAATGTAAaactaatttttataacaatccATAGAAAGATGCGCAAAGCCCGTTCATTCAAACGCCTCATAGTCATCCAGGATTTACACCACAAAAAGTTGGGAAAAATACAAACGTACGTaccttttaaatatataatgtgaatatttaataaaatcatgtTGAAATTATAacactatttttataaatctatcaaaattttatttcatgttaATATCGAGTAGGCTGATTCTCGTATGCCCAAACCACCCAAGCCACCAGAGAAACCTCTTATGCCTTATATGAGATATAGTAGAAAAGTTTGGGATCAAGTGAAAGCTCAAAATccagaattaaaattatggGAAATAGGAAAGATTATTGGACAGATGTGGAGAGATTTACCAGAGGAGGATAAAACAGAGTTTATCGAAGAATATGAAGCTGAAAAGGTAAAGATCATATATATGGGTACTACTTTTATACAACTGTAAAACTAGATGTTAATACTGCTTGAATCTCAATAGGTTGAGTATGAGAAAAGTTTAAAAACTTATCACAATTCGCCTGCGTACTTAGCTTACATCGCAgctaaaaataaaggaaaatctggtaaatattttacattagtaaataaataagtacgCTACTTATTTGTATTACATTCTTAGtacagtatatcgttatttttatcatagCATTATGCGCCGCACAACAAAATAATGATGACCGAGAAAGTCATGAACGTTCTTCAGGCAGTACCAAAGGACAAGCAGCGCAGGATAGAAGAATAGATATTTTACCTGCAGAAGatgatgatggtatataaatttatataattcggACAAGTAAAGGTTatataaatgattttattttgcagATCAAGATGATGGATATTCCGTAAAACACGTTGCGTACTCTCGATATACTCGAAACCATCGTCTTATTAACGAGATATTTAGCGATACCGTAGTTCCGGATGTTCGCTCGGTTGTTACTACACAACGAATGCAAGTATTACGCCGTCAAGTACAGTCTTTAACAATGCATCaggtatatacatacaataaaaGAGAAgctaatttctaattaaattaatataatatatattattttagctACTATATCGTGGCATTGAATGTTACAGAAAAAGCTTGAAGCTGAATTGCaacaaatagaagaaaaatttgaagcAAAGAAACGTAAATTTATCGAGACAagcgaaatatttcaagaagaaTTGAAGAAGGTagattatcatttt is part of the Bombus fervidus isolate BK054 chromosome 7, iyBomFerv1, whole genome shotgun sequence genome and harbors:
- the Vps36 gene encoding vacuolar protein sorting 36 isoform X2 yields the protein MNRFEYADSRLLPNEIYIRRDVSICIYDGDIKTNFESGELVLTSHRFLWGRPGDISRGHTCLSLSLRHIVFFEEEIPGPFSFGRSKKVVIHLSEAPIDKMPGPLDNSVCNYIKFSFKEGLDPNFHTHLSDAIMRRIWEFTPIVPLEHPDSNTKNNRDINKPLPQIKTRTGIIGIERSLQEQQKATDESISMAFQDLKKLMEVAKDMVSISKTISAKIRERQGDITEDETEVGGMITLTDVYCRVNRARGLELLSPEDLLNASRQLASLGLPIVLRVFDSGVMVLQSRSHDDNVIVDVIADLIKEKGSLTAEELAQSEGISVLLARERLLVTEKRGKACRDDTIEALRFYPNLFLENND
- the Vps36 gene encoding vacuolar protein sorting 36 isoform X1, with the translated sequence MNRFEYADSRLLPNEIYIRRDVSICIYDGDIKTNFESGELVLTSHRFLWGRPGDISRGHTCLSLSLRHIVFFEEEIPGPFSFGRSKKVVIHLSEAPIDKMPGPLDNSVCNYIKFSFKEGLDPNFHTHLSDAIMRRIWEFTPIVPLEHPDSNTKNNRDINKPLPQIKTRTGIIGIERSLQEQQKATDESISMAFQDLKKLMEVAKDMVSISKTISAKIRERQGDITEDETVRFKSYLMSLGIDDPVTRDSYKSSNEYFKQLAKQLANILEEPIKEVGGMITLTDVYCRVNRARGLELLSPEDLLNASRQLASLGLPIVLRVFDSGVMVLQSRSHDDNVIVDVIADLIKEKGSLTAEELAQSEGISVLLARERLLVTEKRGKACRDDTIEALRFYPNLFLENND